One window of Triticum dicoccoides isolate Atlit2015 ecotype Zavitan chromosome 5A, WEW_v2.0, whole genome shotgun sequence genomic DNA carries:
- the LOC119301581 gene encoding protein SCAI-like, with the protein MASSPQQGQGQAQGGGGGGVCPAEQFWSLLDKADRRFARVRDLPLFGRQEPAEYGKAFRIYTQLWRMQQEHRHRLLDAGLRRWQVGEIAARIAHLYYSQYQRASDTALLSEAFVFYHAVLDRAYFLDDHLGASTKHLRFLARFLLVALILSRRAQTVPRLAGQIRSLLDESKKTLQEADYREWKHVVQEITRFLKADSPFMNKRPLRYSYAFDPPPETLPTIPPTVKKRGLLLSDAILCSYYHNEVKFTDLTLDTFRMLQCLEWEPCGSFAQNNGYSAHDESGQNHPNLLKDLRDAALPPNPLKTVLYRPSVPHFLKVLATKCEELPLNTMMLIYLSAAGEVGSSGLGPDTSERVVNSFSQFDISNTRAVTSKEDKEPCLWLGCREGEGSNCIYPCDMIPFTRRPLFLVIDSNISYAFKSIHGAEKGETAAMLLSPSSRSCAVGFSGDSTRQSGSQFTMFLTAPVQAFCFLIGNNGLDIIDNDYNKAEELLSLSLNEWAMTLVASSSLDPVWVEVLGDPLLRRLLLRFIFCRATLSLFKASNDKAECLPSCVPPLPESVGGESMLSQCCVMRVASFLGAADQFSFAEVTTWPDIDEPTSSGGVDKEL; encoded by the exons ATGGCGTCGTCGCCGCAGCAAGGCCAAGGCCAGgcccaaggcggcggcggcggcggcgtctgcccGGCGGAGCAGTTCTGGTCGCTGCTGGACAAGGCGGACCGGCGGTTCGCCCGGGTGCGGGACCTGcccctcttcggccgccaggagccCGCGGAGTACGGCAAGGCCTTCCGCATCTACACCCAGCTTTGGCGCATGCAGCAGGagcaccgccaccgcctcctcgacgcCGGCCTCCGCCGCTGGCAGGTCGGCGAGATCGCCGCCCGCATCGCCCACCTCTACTACTCCCAGTACCAGCGCGCCTCCGACACCGCCCTCCTCTCCGAGGCCTTCGTCTTCTACCACGCCGTCCTCGACCGCGCCTACTTCCTCGACGACCACCTCGGGGCCTCCACCAAGCACCTGCGCTTCCTCGCCAGGTTCCTCCTCGTCGCGCTTATCCTCTCCCGCCGCGCGCAGACTGTGCCCCGCCTCGCCGGCCAAATCCGGTCGCTCCTCGACGAATCCAAGAAGACCCTCCAG GAAGCTGATTACAGGGAGTGGAAGCATGTCGTGCAAGAAATCACGAGGTTTCTAAAGGCTGACTCGCCCTTCATGAACAAGAGACCTCTCAGGTACAGCTATGCATTCGATCCTCCCCCGGAAACTCTTCCGACCATCCCACCTACAGTCAAAAAGCGCGGTCTGCTCTTAAGCGATGCCATCCTGTGCAGCTACTATCATAACGAG GTCAAATTTACCGACCTCACTCTAGACACATTCAGAATGCTTCAGTGTCTTGAATGGGAACCATGTGGCTCCTTTGCACAAAACAATGGTTACAGCGCCCATGATGAAAGTGGGCAAAATCACCCCAATCTCCTGAAAGATCTGAGAGACGCTGCGTTGCCCCCGAACCCACTGAAAACAGTTCTCTATCGCCCCTCGGTGCCACATTTCCTGAAG GTCCTTGCCACCAAATGTGAGGAGCTCCCATTGAATACTATGATGTTGATATACCTTTCGGCTGCAG GCGAGGTGGGATCCTCTGGACTTGGTCCCGATACAAGCGAGAGGGTTGTGAACAGCTTTAGTCAGTTTGACATATCTAATACCAGGGCCGTCACTTCAAAGGAAGATAAAGAACCATGTCTTTGGTTAGGTTGCCGTGAAGGTGAAG GCTCAAACTGCATATACCCTTGTGATATGATCCCGTTTACAAGGAGACCTCTCTTTCTGGTGATTGACAGTAACATCAGCTATGCATTTAAG TCAATTCATGGGGCTGAAAAAGGGGAGACAGCTGCCATGTTACTTTCTCCAAGCTCCCGATCTTGCGCTGTAGGATTCAGTGGGGACTCTACTCGGCAGAGTGGTAGTCAATTTACTATGTTCCTCACAGCTCCAGTGCAAGCTTTCTGCTTTCTGATCGGCAATAATGGGCTGGACATTATTGACAac GATTATAACAAAGCCGAGGAGCTACTATCCTTGTCATTGAATGAATGGGCTATGACTTTGGTTGCTTCGTCTTCACTTGACCCTGTCTGGGTTGAAGTTTTAGGCGATCCACTCCTGAGGCGACTGCTTCTCAG GTTTATCTTCTGCCGAGCCACGCTTTCGCTGTTCAAAGCGAGCAACGATAAGGCGGAATGCTTGCCAAGCTGTGTGCCTCCATTGCCGGAATCGGTTGGGGGAGAAAGCATGCTGTCGCAATGTTGTGTGATGCGAGTGGCATCTTTCTTGGGCGCCGCTGACCAATTCTCGTTCGCCGAGGTTACTACATGGCCTGACATTGATGAGCCCACCAGCAGTGGAGGTGTCGACAAAGAGTTATGA